From one Tachyglossus aculeatus isolate mTacAcu1 unplaced genomic scaffold, mTacAcu1.pri scaffold_102_arrow_ctg1, whole genome shotgun sequence genomic stretch:
- the LOC119922474 gene encoding olfactory receptor 14K1-like — MDDIEVQRLVQTELFQLVYLAILTGNLLIPAISALYRHLYNSMCFFLRLLSFSHLCLISVTVPKSILNSLTDPVRPHNDDDHSVAICHPLRFDLTMDRRACGQIAATSWLSRGLFGVLYSARTFTVNFCKSNVIQPFFFDVSSLLKISHSEMRIVVDISVAVALPYLKPVTDTPLTLDLLVSVLDSVVPLALNPLIYSLRNCDMKNAMGKLLGVIGSS, encoded by the exons atggacGATATCGAGgttcagcga ctggtccaaacCGAGCTGTTCCAACTGGTCTACCTGGCaatcctgacggggaatctcctcatccccGCCATCTCTGCCCTCTACCGACACCTCTACAACTCCATGTgcttctttctcaggctcctgtCCTTCAGTCATCTttgtctcatctccgtcaccgtgcCCAAATCAATCCTCaattccctgaccgacc CTGTCCGTCCTCACAACGATGATGACCACtctgtggccatctgccaccctttACGATTTGACCTCACCATGGACCGAAGGGCCTGTGGGCAGATtgcggccacctcctggctcagcagggggCTCTTCGGGGTGTTGTACTCGGCCAGAACGTTCACAGTAAACTTCTGCaagtccaacgtgatccagccGTTCTTCTTTGACGTttcctccttactgaagatctcccaTTCAGAAATGCGCATTGTCGTTGACATCAGCGTGGCTGTGG CCTTGCCTTACCTCAAGCCCGTGACAGACACCCCcttgacgctggacctgctggtgtccgtgttggaCTCTGTGGTACCCCTTgccttgaaccccctcatctacagcctgaggaactgcgACATGAAGAACGCCATGGGGAAGTTGCTGGGTGTGATAGGATCGTCCTGA